Proteins from a single region of Siphonobacter curvatus:
- a CDS encoding DUF2075 domain-containing protein, translated as MIIYQANKLSFKADIETGNIEEIILHFFEQRLNRSTSKSEVQSWRDSLLHMNMVLSDSTIPDDCGVAIEYQIPMTSKRIDVILTGQSENHQDLVVLVELKRWETAELTQKDGIVKTRFSGGIAETSHPSYQAWSYASLLKSFNETVYAENIPLHPCAFLHNYKKDEVITHAFYQTYIDKAPVFLKTDLTQLRAFIKSFIRYGDTANLLHRIEESQIKPSKNLADSLASMMKGKPEFILIDEQKLVYETALSLARVARSRTKQVLIVKGGPGTGKSVIAINLLVSLIQERFSALYTSKNSAPRKVYESKLTGTLRASEISNLFLGSGSFTDKKANSLNVLIVDEAHRLNEKSGLFSNLGENQVKEIINTAECSIFFLDENQRIHLKDIGSEEEIARWASAANAQVTTLELSSQFRCSGSDGYLAWLDQVLQIRETANDSISDLGYDFRIFDNPNELRQAIELQNHYSNKARMVAGYCWEWDSKKNPQAYDVILPEFDFKMRWNLTTDGSLWIIAPNSVNEIGCIHTCQGLEVDYIGVIVGEDLGIDEQGHLYAKPEKRAKSDASIKGYKKLLKEDPDNQQLVEEIIKNTYRTLMTRGIRGCYVYFVDKRVEAYFKSHLI; from the coding sequence ATGATCATTTACCAGGCTAACAAGCTGAGCTTTAAAGCGGATATCGAGACAGGCAATATCGAAGAGATTATCTTACATTTTTTTGAGCAGCGTCTCAATCGTTCAACCAGTAAAAGTGAAGTCCAGTCATGGCGTGATTCCTTATTGCACATGAACATGGTTCTCAGTGACTCTACTATTCCGGATGACTGTGGCGTAGCTATTGAGTACCAAATACCTATGACCTCTAAGCGAATCGACGTTATCCTTACGGGTCAAAGCGAAAATCATCAGGATCTAGTCGTGCTCGTGGAGTTAAAACGTTGGGAGACCGCGGAGTTAACGCAAAAAGATGGGATAGTAAAAACCCGGTTTAGCGGTGGTATAGCCGAAACCAGTCACCCCTCGTATCAGGCCTGGTCCTATGCCAGTCTCTTGAAAAGCTTTAACGAGACCGTGTACGCAGAAAATATTCCACTCCATCCGTGTGCCTTTCTTCATAACTACAAAAAGGATGAAGTGATAACCCATGCCTTTTATCAGACGTATATCGATAAGGCTCCGGTATTTCTGAAGACCGATCTTACCCAGTTAAGAGCCTTTATAAAGTCTTTTATTCGATATGGTGATACGGCCAACCTTCTTCACCGCATTGAAGAAAGCCAAATCAAGCCCTCTAAGAATCTGGCCGACAGCCTTGCGTCCATGATGAAGGGTAAACCAGAATTCATTCTAATTGATGAGCAAAAGCTGGTGTATGAGACGGCCCTGAGCCTGGCTCGTGTGGCCAGGAGTCGCACCAAACAAGTACTGATTGTCAAAGGTGGTCCGGGTACAGGCAAATCTGTTATTGCAATTAATCTCTTAGTGAGTTTAATTCAAGAGCGGTTTAGTGCTTTATACACCTCTAAAAATTCTGCTCCGAGAAAGGTTTATGAAAGTAAGTTAACGGGTACCCTACGCGCTTCGGAAATATCCAATCTCTTTCTGGGCTCCGGCTCCTTCACTGATAAAAAAGCTAATTCATTAAACGTGTTAATCGTTGATGAGGCTCATAGGCTCAACGAAAAATCAGGTCTTTTCAGTAATCTCGGCGAGAATCAGGTCAAAGAAATTATTAATACGGCGGAGTGTTCCATCTTTTTCTTAGATGAAAACCAGCGTATTCACCTCAAAGACATAGGATCGGAAGAAGAAATTGCCAGATGGGCTTCTGCTGCGAACGCCCAGGTTACTACGCTGGAGCTAAGCTCCCAATTCAGATGCAGTGGATCAGATGGCTATCTGGCCTGGCTGGACCAGGTACTACAGATCAGGGAAACTGCCAACGACTCGATTTCGGACCTAGGCTACGACTTTCGAATCTTTGATAACCCAAATGAGCTTCGGCAAGCAATCGAACTTCAAAATCACTACAGCAACAAAGCTCGAATGGTGGCGGGGTACTGCTGGGAATGGGATAGTAAAAAAAATCCTCAAGCCTACGATGTTATTCTGCCTGAATTCGATTTTAAGATGCGATGGAATCTGACTACTGACGGTAGTTTATGGATTATTGCTCCCAACTCTGTGAATGAAATTGGCTGTATTCATACCTGCCAGGGACTAGAGGTTGACTATATAGGCGTGATTGTAGGAGAAGATTTAGGAATTGATGAGCAAGGGCACCTATATGCCAAACCTGAAAAAAGAGCTAAGTCTGATGCCTCAATTAAAGGATATAAGAAGCTTTTGAAAGAAGATCCGGACAATCAACAATTAGTAGAAGAGATCATTAAAAATACGTATCGAACGCTGATGACCAGAGGTATCAGAGGATGTTATGTCTATTTCGTGGACAAACGAGTTGAAGCGTATTTTAAAAGCCACCTTATTTAA
- a CDS encoding Fic family protein, translated as MYIHEQPQWPAFTWKTEVIASLLASVRHKQGKLTGRMISLGFSLQEEAEFKTLTQDVLKTSEIEGELLNPDQVRSSIARKLGLDIGNSVPSDRHVDGVVDMLLDATRHYEQPLTPDRLFGWHAALFPTGRSGMYSITVGNWRTSLTGPMQVVSGAMGREVVHFEAPAAEKLPEQMQAFLTWFNQHLPLDPVLKAAIAHVWFVTIHPFDDGNGRIARALTDLLLARSDESTQRFYSMSSQIQKERKAYYQTLEQTQKGTLDITDWLKWFLSCLERALLTAEETLNTVLAKAQYWTFFSGKSINDRQKLMLNKLLDGFEGKLNTSKWAKLTKVSTDTALRDIQNLESQGILIKEEGGGRSTHYQLIDLRETR; from the coding sequence ATGTATATTCATGAACAGCCTCAGTGGCCTGCTTTTACCTGGAAGACTGAGGTCATTGCTTCGCTCCTGGCTTCCGTGCGTCATAAACAGGGGAAACTAACGGGCCGAATGATCAGTCTGGGCTTTTCTTTACAGGAGGAGGCGGAGTTTAAAACGCTGACGCAGGATGTTTTGAAAACCAGTGAAATTGAAGGCGAATTGCTAAACCCGGACCAGGTGCGTTCCTCCATCGCTCGTAAGTTGGGCCTGGACATCGGCAATTCGGTTCCTTCGGATCGGCACGTGGACGGCGTTGTTGACATGCTACTCGATGCCACCCGGCATTATGAGCAACCCTTAACGCCTGATCGCCTGTTTGGCTGGCACGCCGCTTTGTTTCCTACGGGACGCAGTGGCATGTATTCCATCACCGTTGGAAACTGGCGAACTTCGCTCACGGGTCCTATGCAGGTCGTGTCTGGAGCTATGGGTAGAGAAGTGGTTCATTTTGAAGCTCCGGCGGCAGAAAAGCTACCTGAGCAGATGCAGGCTTTTCTCACTTGGTTTAACCAGCATTTACCCCTGGACCCCGTTCTAAAAGCGGCCATCGCTCACGTATGGTTTGTAACCATTCACCCCTTTGACGACGGCAATGGACGTATCGCCCGAGCCTTAACCGACCTACTCCTGGCGCGCTCCGATGAAAGTACGCAACGCTTTTACAGCATGTCCTCCCAGATTCAGAAAGAGCGTAAAGCGTATTACCAGACGCTGGAACAGACTCAAAAAGGAACCTTGGATATAACAGACTGGCTCAAGTGGTTTCTATCCTGTCTGGAGCGAGCCTTGCTAACGGCTGAAGAGACGCTGAATACCGTACTCGCTAAAGCTCAGTATTGGACCTTTTTTTCCGGTAAAAGCATCAACGATCGTCAAAAGCTCATGCTTAACAAATTGTTGGATGGGTTTGAAGGAAAGTTGAATACGTCAAAATGGGCGAAGCTAACGAAGGTATCCACCGACACGGCCCTACGGGATATTCAAAATCTGGAAAGCCAGGGCATATTGATTAAGGAAGAAGGCGGGGGCCGCAGTACACATTATCAACTAATAGATTTGCGAGAGACACGCTGA
- a CDS encoding sialate O-acetylesterase, with protein sequence MKKQLPLRWQAKLAFLFFVLLLLHTSVGYLQAQQILWPTNTGDGTVSMVFQRDASNKASVRFIVASANGATINSCQVRYRKYTLNGSLESSYVDPRPGSASLNNGYLNGVSFNGINSSCQVSFTLDIKGGMYQMEALVNGSQTWRDFGVGEVFAIAGQSNAAGYAKDNNGEAEVTAPKFVQYNNTKTQFDGNDPGSASVGRKYYKYYWGKLGSQLATALNVPIAFYQAAWSGTAVHTWYLSSIGTPTAYPSGYPYQNLKSVLQTTKNQVGLRGVLWHQGETYDYMTGYNYNDELDALIQQSRNDAGADIPWVIARASYIGGNPQPAIIDSQNRLLTPYFYANVFEMHPKAFGDNTANVYYKTNIFSGPETDGFTGANRLPDQTHLSVQGQGQVANAWYTALTQTYGGQNFFSYPTALLNTQATTVNSTTCDPSNCNLSSAVLIGSWNGYAVELRQLGAYRALVTVVPGGPNGANKYFPRGKNYWNSINRNAGTDAYYNCINVGETGYGGLVFPSEVTLPAGYAEGYEQDGARYFYQSNQPIDICELNQPQTIGTWSGYTVQLRKFDGYKVLVTVVPGGPNGAVKYFARGKNYWNSINRNAGTDAYYNCINVGETGFGGLVLPFDVNYIPAGYLKGTENDGAIYYYQSSGGRLAASEVTIEAVEPMVIAPNPSTGTFTVQVNVANEQPAELIVRNLQGMVWFRKPFIGKGKQSHAVVLGSSAKGMAFVSLETNGKMITSKVIILP encoded by the coding sequence ATGAAAAAACAACTACCTCTTCGTTGGCAAGCTAAACTTGCCTTTCTTTTCTTTGTGTTGCTTTTACTGCACACCTCGGTTGGCTACCTTCAAGCCCAACAAATTCTTTGGCCCACCAATACGGGCGATGGCACCGTTTCCATGGTGTTTCAAAGAGATGCGTCTAATAAAGCCTCGGTTCGCTTTATTGTGGCCTCTGCTAACGGGGCTACTATTAACTCGTGCCAGGTTCGTTATAGAAAGTACACGCTCAATGGTTCATTGGAATCAAGTTATGTAGATCCACGGCCTGGTTCTGCCTCTTTAAATAACGGGTATCTTAATGGGGTTAGCTTTAACGGGATTAATTCATCTTGCCAAGTAAGCTTCACCTTAGACATCAAGGGAGGCATGTATCAGATGGAAGCCCTGGTCAACGGAAGTCAGACTTGGCGGGATTTTGGTGTGGGAGAAGTGTTTGCAATTGCTGGTCAATCCAATGCAGCTGGCTATGCTAAAGATAATAATGGCGAAGCCGAAGTTACAGCACCCAAATTTGTTCAATACAATAATACTAAAACTCAGTTTGATGGTAACGACCCAGGCTCTGCTAGTGTGGGACGGAAATATTATAAATATTACTGGGGCAAACTGGGTTCACAATTAGCAACGGCCCTTAATGTTCCCATCGCTTTTTATCAAGCCGCTTGGTCGGGTACGGCAGTACACACCTGGTATTTAAGTAGCATAGGTACGCCAACGGCCTATCCTAGTGGCTATCCTTATCAAAATTTGAAATCTGTTCTTCAAACTACAAAAAATCAAGTTGGACTTCGAGGGGTTCTCTGGCATCAGGGGGAAACGTATGATTATATGACGGGTTACAACTATAATGATGAGTTAGATGCATTGATTCAACAATCTAGAAACGATGCGGGAGCCGATATCCCTTGGGTTATTGCACGGGCTTCCTATATTGGCGGCAATCCGCAACCCGCTATAATCGATTCGCAAAATCGATTATTGACTCCTTATTTTTACGCCAATGTCTTCGAGATGCATCCGAAAGCTTTTGGTGATAATACGGCAAATGTTTACTACAAGACAAATATCTTTTCAGGCCCTGAAACCGATGGATTTACGGGAGCTAACCGATTACCAGATCAGACCCATTTAAGTGTACAAGGACAAGGACAAGTAGCTAATGCCTGGTATACCGCTTTGACTCAAACTTACGGCGGGCAAAACTTCTTTAGCTATCCTACGGCTTTGCTTAATACTCAGGCCACTACGGTGAATTCCACTACTTGCGATCCATCCAACTGTAATCTTTCCAGTGCTGTCTTAATTGGAAGTTGGAACGGGTATGCCGTAGAACTTAGACAATTGGGAGCCTATAGAGCGCTCGTTACGGTTGTACCGGGAGGTCCTAATGGAGCCAACAAATACTTCCCACGAGGTAAAAATTACTGGAATAGTATAAATCGTAATGCGGGCACGGATGCCTATTACAATTGCATCAACGTTGGAGAAACCGGGTACGGAGGATTGGTCTTCCCTTCGGAAGTAACCCTGCCCGCTGGTTATGCTGAGGGCTATGAACAAGATGGAGCACGCTACTTTTATCAAAGCAATCAACCCATTGATATCTGTGAACTTAATCAGCCTCAAACTATTGGTACCTGGAGTGGCTATACCGTTCAACTCCGTAAGTTTGATGGGTATAAGGTACTTGTTACCGTAGTGCCGGGAGGGCCCAATGGGGCTGTTAAATACTTTGCACGGGGTAAAAATTACTGGAATAGTATAAACCGTAATGCCGGTACGGATGCCTATTACAATTGCATCAACGTCGGAGAAACCGGTTTTGGAGGCTTAGTACTACCCTTTGATGTCAATTATATTCCTGCAGGTTATTTAAAAGGCACCGAAAACGACGGGGCTATTTATTATTATCAATCTAGCGGGGGACGACTTGCTGCCTCAGAAGTTACGATTGAAGCTGTAGAGCCTATGGTGATAGCTCCGAACCCTTCTACGGGTACTTTTACCGTTCAAGTGAACGTGGCTAATGAACAACCTGCTGAACTTATTGTCAGAAATCTCCAAGGAATGGTGTGGTTTAGAAAACCATTTATTGGAAAAGGCAAGCAGAGTCATGCGGTAGTTTTAGGATCTTCCGCAAAAGGTATGGCCTTCGTAAGTCTAGAAACGAATGGGAAGATGATCACCAGTAAAGTGATTATTCTGCCTTAA
- a CDS encoding helix-turn-helix domain-containing protein has protein sequence MTISPLDLLVMLGSLQGFILAMVLAYTNAGSRLANQLLAGLLGLMALASLGVSIPMTHRWVGLLLDFVPFYNLMLIGPLLFFYVKAVLDPAFRLGKSEWRQFAWVVLDWGAKLMGWIFLAGLCSGLFQREQGPAWGHLMNQYETYADWPRWCSVSFYLFLSRQSLNQHALQQSGTEPGTIRWLQKVLNFFLVFQGVWLLHLLSTLLPSMRSAVLDQFGWYPIYLPLAILIYYLGLTGYVRTRRPFASMVRKPSSTSMGEEMAQLISNDLIKAMREDKLYLDPELTLQKVSQHTNQPAKAISFVLNQHQQKSFNAFVNEYRIEAFKQHLSQGSFQQLTLTGLAFECGFNSQSTFQRTFKQLTGLSPKEYQKLQCTEKESNAQIQI, from the coding sequence ATGACGATTTCACCCTTGGATTTATTGGTGATGCTAGGTTCGCTTCAAGGCTTTATTCTAGCTATGGTCTTGGCTTACACGAACGCAGGAAGCCGCCTGGCAAACCAGTTGCTGGCCGGGCTACTTGGCCTGATGGCTTTGGCAAGTTTAGGCGTAAGTATTCCAATGACTCACCGCTGGGTAGGCTTGCTACTTGATTTCGTACCTTTTTATAACCTGATGCTGATCGGGCCACTGTTGTTTTTCTACGTAAAAGCCGTGCTTGATCCAGCGTTTCGTCTGGGTAAATCAGAGTGGCGACAGTTTGCCTGGGTCGTACTCGATTGGGGGGCTAAGTTGATGGGCTGGATTTTCTTAGCTGGCTTGTGTTCAGGTCTTTTTCAGCGGGAGCAAGGTCCTGCCTGGGGACATCTCATGAATCAGTATGAAACCTATGCTGATTGGCCACGCTGGTGTTCGGTGTCATTTTATCTGTTTTTATCAAGGCAGTCGCTGAACCAGCATGCTTTACAGCAGTCAGGAACTGAACCAGGTACTATCCGCTGGCTGCAAAAGGTGCTAAACTTTTTTTTGGTATTTCAGGGCGTTTGGCTTTTGCATTTACTGTCTACGCTACTGCCATCCATGCGTTCAGCGGTTTTGGACCAATTCGGCTGGTATCCCATCTATCTTCCCCTGGCTATACTGATTTACTACCTGGGTCTTACCGGCTATGTACGAACGCGTCGTCCCTTTGCCTCCATGGTTCGGAAACCCAGCTCGACTTCTATGGGGGAGGAGATGGCTCAATTGATAAGCAATGACCTAATCAAGGCCATGCGAGAAGATAAGCTTTATCTGGACCCGGAATTAACGCTTCAAAAAGTGAGTCAGCATACCAATCAGCCAGCCAAAGCTATATCATTCGTACTTAATCAGCACCAGCAAAAATCGTTTAATGCCTTTGTCAACGAATACCGGATTGAAGCGTTTAAGCAGCACCTGAGCCAGGGCTCTTTCCAGCAGCTAACGCTAACGGGACTTGCTTTCGAATGCGGGTTTAACTCCCAGTCTACCTTTCAGCGAACGTTTAAGCAGTTAACGGGTCTCAGCCCCAAAGAATACCAGAAGCTTCAGTGCACTGAAAAGGAAAGTAACGCTCAAATCCAGATTTGA
- a CDS encoding nucleotide pyrophosphohydrolase: MKLDSISFLTAKLIEFRDERDWAQYHNAKDLALALSIEAAELNELFLWKQPEEVKVAKLKEELADVLCYCLLLAEKYQLDVKQIIEDKITLNAQKYPVEKARGTAKKYNELD; the protein is encoded by the coding sequence ATGAAATTAGACTCCATTTCATTTCTTACAGCTAAACTGATAGAGTTTAGAGATGAGCGCGATTGGGCTCAGTATCACAATGCGAAAGACCTGGCTTTAGCCCTTTCCATTGAAGCTGCGGAGCTGAATGAGCTTTTCCTCTGGAAACAGCCCGAAGAAGTAAAAGTAGCAAAATTGAAAGAGGAGTTAGCTGATGTGCTTTGCTATTGTTTATTGCTGGCAGAAAAATATCAGCTTGACGTTAAGCAGATTATTGAGGACAAAATTACGCTCAATGCTCAGAAGTATCCCGTTGAAAAAGCACGGGGTACGGCTAAAAAGTACAATGAATTAGATTAA
- a CDS encoding acyltransferase: MKETIGWVDRLRVLACFLVILSHCCDPFVAKFDADRESFLTGVAIGSLVRPCVPLFVMLTGVLLFPVTNSVSEFYKKRIGRILIPLVFWSLVLPILFYVYLNFINPGTMNPAIDKTDHTWPATVRKLYTFVFNFNFATIPLWYLYMLIGLYLIMPIFSVWLQQASKKDVEVVLKVWAISLVLPYMKMVAPVLGYAGNYGNKGILGVCDWNDYGTFYYLSGFIGYLVLAYYLVRYPLNWTWNRTLAIGIPLFLVGYASTAGGYVLMQQSFPGNYAYLEIVWYFAGINVFLMTFPLFLFVQKAKASPSAGWSRLAYLTFGMYLCHFIFVDVMYDLLGALGSWPPVIHILGMALSVFGISYLIARLMDQFSLTRRFIR; the protein is encoded by the coding sequence ATGAAAGAAACCATTGGCTGGGTAGACCGGCTTCGGGTACTGGCCTGTTTTTTAGTGATTTTGTCCCACTGCTGCGATCCCTTTGTCGCCAAGTTTGATGCCGACCGCGAATCTTTTCTAACGGGCGTAGCCATCGGCAGTTTAGTCCGGCCCTGCGTCCCCTTGTTTGTGATGTTGACGGGCGTTCTACTATTCCCCGTAACCAATAGTGTAAGCGAATTCTACAAAAAACGGATCGGACGGATCCTGATACCCCTGGTGTTCTGGTCGCTCGTACTGCCCATCCTTTTTTATGTGTATCTCAACTTCATCAACCCCGGAACCATGAATCCGGCGATTGATAAAACCGATCATACCTGGCCCGCGACCGTACGCAAGCTCTACACCTTTGTCTTCAATTTCAACTTCGCCACCATTCCGTTGTGGTATCTGTACATGCTAATCGGCCTGTATTTAATCATGCCGATTTTCAGCGTTTGGCTACAGCAGGCGTCTAAAAAAGACGTGGAAGTTGTCTTGAAAGTCTGGGCTATATCCCTGGTACTCCCTTACATGAAAATGGTAGCTCCGGTACTGGGCTATGCGGGCAATTACGGCAACAAGGGAATTTTGGGGGTATGCGACTGGAACGATTACGGTACCTTTTATTACCTATCGGGATTTATCGGATATCTGGTGCTGGCGTATTATCTGGTTAGGTATCCATTAAACTGGACCTGGAATCGAACGTTAGCTATTGGCATTCCCCTGTTTCTGGTTGGCTATGCCAGTACGGCGGGTGGGTACGTGCTCATGCAACAATCGTTTCCCGGCAATTACGCCTATCTGGAAATTGTTTGGTATTTCGCCGGTATCAACGTTTTCCTCATGACATTCCCCCTATTTCTCTTCGTTCAGAAAGCAAAAGCCAGCCCTTCCGCCGGGTGGTCACGTCTGGCCTATCTGACGTTTGGGATGTATTTGTGCCATTTCATTTTTGTGGATGTCATGTATGATCTTTTGGGTGCTCTGGGTTCATGGCCACCGGTGATACACATTCTGGGGATGGCCCTTTCGGTTTTTGGCATAAGTTATCTGATTGCCCGGCTTATGGATCAGTTCTCGCTGACCCGACGATTCATTCGGTAA
- a CDS encoding serine hydrolase: MKHVLLLAASLLIFCFALSAQPLQALPEKVDDYLLSAHRAYRFNGVALIAQGGRVILHKAYGLSNVNTQMRNDTSTRFPILSITKSFTAALVLKLQEQGKLSVEDTLSQYVPDFPNANRITLRHLLTHTSGLFNYTELIGEEDSAIVGHPISRQFFFEVIKDKPLSFTPGKQFSYNNTGYYLLGLVVEKVTGTPYEQAMRELIFKPLRMNHSGFDFLNLPAESKAFGYDTLTGASYSAYPHPDSTVLFAAGGIYSTTRDLFSWGRAVATHRLLSESTWKRAFKEGYGWQTGTYERKAYIRHSGGYPGFMAEFVYYPGEDLTLILLNNFGTYTDGLFPLIMDLSSLVFGKPYDLWRERKEVKLDQKALESYVGTYRLNKKYAIDIVVRQGRLYALGQASSQMPVLALHATSPEDFFVWTFNTYLTFKKDTSGKVIAFLLREHGKDSTWKKVK, encoded by the coding sequence ATGAAACACGTCCTTCTTCTGGCCGCTAGTCTACTTATTTTCTGCTTTGCATTAAGTGCTCAACCCCTTCAAGCGCTCCCTGAAAAGGTGGATGACTACTTACTCTCTGCCCACCGGGCCTACCGCTTTAATGGCGTTGCCCTGATTGCCCAGGGCGGGCGGGTCATTTTGCATAAGGCGTATGGGCTTTCGAATGTGAACACGCAAATGCGTAATGATACGTCCACCCGTTTTCCGATTTTATCAATTACCAAGTCATTTACAGCGGCGCTGGTTTTAAAACTTCAGGAGCAGGGAAAACTTTCCGTGGAGGACACGTTGAGTCAGTATGTGCCTGACTTTCCCAACGCAAATCGGATTACGCTACGGCATCTGCTCACCCATACCTCGGGTCTATTTAATTATACTGAGTTAATTGGTGAAGAAGACTCGGCCATCGTAGGCCATCCTATTTCCAGACAGTTCTTTTTCGAGGTGATAAAGGATAAACCCTTAAGCTTTACTCCTGGGAAGCAATTTAGCTATAACAACACTGGATATTACCTGTTGGGTTTAGTGGTGGAAAAGGTTACCGGCACGCCGTATGAGCAGGCGATGCGGGAGCTGATCTTTAAGCCCCTGCGTATGAATCATTCGGGGTTTGACTTTTTAAACCTACCGGCGGAGTCTAAGGCTTTTGGCTATGATACCCTTACGGGGGCAAGTTATTCAGCCTACCCTCATCCCGATTCAACCGTATTGTTTGCCGCTGGCGGCATTTATAGTACGACCCGGGATTTGTTTTCCTGGGGTAGGGCAGTGGCTACGCACAGGCTTTTGAGTGAAAGTACCTGGAAGCGGGCTTTTAAGGAAGGGTACGGCTGGCAAACCGGAACGTATGAACGCAAAGCCTATATCCGACATTCAGGGGGTTATCCAGGTTTTATGGCTGAATTCGTTTATTATCCGGGGGAAGATCTTACCCTGATTTTGTTAAATAACTTTGGTACCTATACGGATGGTTTATTCCCCCTGATTATGGACCTGTCTAGCCTGGTATTTGGTAAACCCTATGATTTATGGCGGGAACGAAAGGAAGTGAAACTGGATCAGAAAGCGCTCGAATCCTACGTAGGTACTTACCGTTTAAATAAAAAGTATGCAATCGATATAGTAGTAAGACAGGGGCGTCTTTATGCCCTGGGGCAGGCGTCCAGTCAAATGCCGGTGTTAGCCTTACATGCGACGAGCCCCGAAGATTTTTTTGTATGGACCTTTAACACCTATCTCACGTTTAAAAAAGATACCTCCGGAAAAGTAATAGCTTTTCTTCTTCGGGAACACGGCAAGGATAGTACTTGGAAAAAAGTAAAATGA